The following DNA comes from Centropristis striata isolate RG_2023a ecotype Rhode Island chromosome 3, C.striata_1.0, whole genome shotgun sequence.
TAATTATCAAATCATTTTTCTGGTATGTTTAGCAAACAGCATGCATCATGTGatcattaaaacatgttttgtgcATGAATGCTTTGTGTTATTAACTTGCTGTTTTTGTACTATTTTTGTACAATTACTATAGTCTTGCCTGGGGCACCATGTTGGTCAGGGCGGGCTTTGCGTCTACTTCTTGCTCCTCTCTGAGGTACAAGTAGTATTACAATATAGGATGTCCCAGGAATAGCTGGTTAGCATACTCAATAGATATGTCTTGAAATAATATCAAAATTGTCAATTCTTCAAATTCTTTTGCAAATGTTAGTTTATATCTGGCCATATCTTAAAAAATTTGCACATTTTATGATTACTTTGGTCTTGACAGTTCTGCTGAAGGCGCAATAgattttttgtcctttaaaaaaaaaataatcttctcCTCAAAATGCCCAGCCAAAAGTCACTGCAGTTATCATTTTCTTTGCAGTCTGGTCTGAAATGTATGGAGCCCTTAAGGGACATGggagaaaaaaacccattagGTTTTAGGTTCTCGCTCCCACTGCTTCTGGTTAGAGGCTCCCTTAAAAGCACAGAAACTCAACATAACTGAAAAATGTTGGAACAGACAAGCAAGTGAGAGGAAAGAGGGAACATCCAAGTACACATTGTCTTTGCTTTTTGAAGGTTTAACAACCAGAATACAATGTctgacaaaaatgtcaaaaatgtccTGAACATAAATCATGAAAATGCCAAATACATCCCTGTTATTAATGATCCAGGAGACGTATATGGTTCCACAAGATACTCCAGATTTTAGCATGTTACAGCAACGTGCACAATTAAGAGTTGGAGTTGAGGCTCTCCAGCATCTTGTTAAAATGTTCTCTTTGTTCTTCTGTCCTCAAAAGTATTCTGCAGTTAGCAGCCCTGATGTCATCTCTTTATTAGGCTGTTAATCGCTTTGATTTCATCCGTGGACAGAGGAGAAAGATTGTAGCCTCTCAGCTCAGGTTTTCCTGCaatcaaaacaaagacacatcaTGCTCACTCACTGCTGCAAGACACCAAGTGCACTGACACATCAGCCTTGACTTTAGGAGGTATTCtttataaaaagaaacatataGTTCAGTAATAACTGAAATGTTCCACTTGCATtggattagggctgcaactaattattttcattatcgattcaTCTGTCAatcatttaaacaattaatcgattagttgtttggttgtcaataaaatgttgaaaaaatcagtgtttcccaaaccacaagatgacgtcctcaaatctcgtTTGGTCCACAAaccagagatattcagtttattgtcataaaggaacaaagaaaccagaaatatgcACATTGAAGAAggtgaaatcagagaatttggacttattgtctttaaaaaattgctcaaaccaattattcaattatcaaaatagtcgTGGGGCCGGCAGCTCGTTAGAAAGACTAAGAACAAgccgaagcagcacagtcctcctgcagcagtctctcccagctgcagagccggggGGGATGTTagccccttagcgtccagtctgcaaattgctaataggctaacagttagctctgtagcagtacagtgtgtatgtgctgctgctgcaggaggtgttcacttagcgatctctgtttgtttacaacaagcaccagacactctgtgcacagttagcgatgctggttaattcaccatcactatgtttatgatcagcagagacattgtgcataattagccatgctgctttgtttatgatcagctgctgacgttgtacagttagcgacggcggccacagttgcatctcccgtgtttaatctgttCTGACCATCGAAAAACCATACGTCATCTCCAGagtctcataaatccctctgggggcctttttgtaatggagaaacGCACAGTGAGAGGACATtttagagggcgtggcctgagacttcccCAGTGgtcactcttccccctaaacgAAACACGGCTCATTTGATCGTCTGCCCAGCCTCTGCTGCTTTTCCAGACAGTCTCATGGCAACAAGACTCTCTGAAAAGTTATCTGACTGTTCCCCCAAAAGTAGTTCCAACATGGGACTGCTCATAACAtcataaagttttgttttgacagGTTTGTTTACAGATTAAACAACCAAGCTACACCATGGAGCTTTAAATGAGTTTCCACTCTCGCTAATCGCTTCCTTAAAAAGGTGCAAAATTACTGTCCACATGATCCAAAAACTAGAAGACAGTAATTAGTGATTAGCATAATGACACATAATGAACCTGCATGTTCTACTCTCCAACCTAAAATTAGGACCTACACCTAAATTGAAAATCAGCATTTGGGAGACTGGTGCAACGGACATGTCCCCAAAGAGTTGAGCTCCATCCAAGGAGAGATTACTAACTGAGTGGAGgcacagagaccaacagcctGGCAGAGAGGAGGGCCAATCGGATGCTATGCTGAGTCTGATGTGGGGACGATGCAAGCAGCCTGCTCTCTGATATAACCTGCCTCGCTTCTACTTCCTTTCCCATTTCATGTTTTATACTATGAATCTGgacaattatacatttaaaacagttaataatgttattattattggtcaCATTATTACTATTTTCTCGTTGTTTTGATAGgatagaaaaaaagtcaaaatcatggaaaaaaggtaaaaatgagtcaaagtcacaagaaattattcaaaatgagacaaaaagggGTGGTtagtagcgtagtgggttacacaggcgccccatgtatagaggctacagtcctcgctgcagtggagccgggttcgaatccggcctgagctccctttgccgcatgtcctcccctctgtcaccccctttctatatgtctctcgctttcaataaagcatgtaaaatgccaaaataataatctttaaaaaaaaaaaaaaaaaaaatgagacaaaaaaaaagtcgaaatcacgaaaaaaagtcaaaatggcgAGAAAATCGTcattttaatgagaaaaaattaaagtgacaggaaattgtcaaaatgaaaataaaaagttgacgtcacatcaaaacagtcaaatttaaaaaaaagttgaaatcatgtaaaaaaggttaaaatgataagtaaaaaaaagtcgaaatcacgaggaaaaaaagtcaaaagaacgagaaaatcgtcaaaataatgagaataagTGAAAATAAGTGATaactgtcaaaatgaaaagaaaaaagttgaagtcacatgaaaaaagtcaaaatgacaaaaaatgttgaaatcacGCAAAAAAGGCCAATGAGACCATCTATTAATAAGAAGCAATTAAACAGGTTTTCCGAAACGGCAAACCATCTCTTTTAATGAGCATATTGCAGTGAGCCAGTTGGACAGCTGAATACTCTTCATACCCTGCAACTCATGTAGACAATTGACTTTTGCTTTCAGTGCTTTGCGAAGGTCGTTTATCTCCTTGTCCAGCTGCTCCTGGTctacagaagagaaaaaaaagttcaggATGAAGTCATCAAATGTGGCTACTATATATGGACAACAATTCACTCTATAATCAAATGTATGAATAtaaatctaataattttttcattttattgattggatttttttttttttttacctttctgaatcatttcttttgtcttcaATTTGGGGAATTTGATGAACATGTTTCCAAAGCAAACCTTCACTTTCTCTGCAACAACAGCAGTGGTTAGTCAACAACCTGTATTACACTGTGAAAACACCACAATAGTTGTTTCAATAATCTAAAGTCCACTGTTTAAACGTGCATGTACGAACTTAAACTTCAACATTAGGAAgctgtttctcttctctgaCAGCATCCTGATGGAGGCTCACTCACCTGAATCTGACATTTCATGTCTCAGTGCGTTCAGTGCCTCTCTGTTCCGGTTTCTCTTTGTGTCCAGGTCCACTATCTGAAACATCCACAATATACAGGAAGTGATGCATAAACATTAATGTGCTCATATAATAATATGGAGCAGTCATATGTTTTAGTTGTCCATGTTTTGTATTACAGTGTTAAAGATGGAAACAATCATTGTAATAATGGATACCATATATTGTCAGTTGATATCTTAAAATTCAGTTACTGTTGTATAAGGCTgcaactgacaattatttttattatcgattaatttgttgattatttaaacaaatattcgattagttgtttggtcaataaaatgttgaaaaataccaATCAGTGtctcccaaaccacaagatgacgtcctcaaatctcttgttttgtccacaaaccaaagagatattcaggttattgtcataaaggaacaaagaaaccagaaatattgacattgaagaagctgaaatcagagaatttggacttattgtctttaaaaaactgctcaaaccaattatttgattatcaaaatagttgattaatttaatagtcgattgtttgattaatcgaataattgtattttcagttaacactaaatatttgttatcacataactcgCAAAACTTGTGTTCATAGTCAagcaaaaaatatgtataaacaaATAACAGTATATTCAGCTAAAAGAtgataaacgtcatcttgatacattgccgtgtaattgatgccgtctcagtcgccaaagttattaattgttaattcatatatatgtgTCAGATAATGTACTATGTCCAAAGTATatgtagctatgccattcagaaagttatacatttgtttattgtgttaacagggaccgacagtccgctattatccgttattgttatttataaataacttattgtactgtactgtaaaataaaaaataaatcacagaacACCTCCATGGTGAGTTGTGCttcgctgcttttatgaaactaagtagcaaacaaattcagccaggatcagagaattattcaggtttaatccactttgtggcttttacttgttaaatcgtggagattcaaccttaaagcatcttcttccattttcactaatatgtgtcagagtgctgatgccaaagacacatcatgTTGTGAACTGGTTTTGAAAATGCAGcgttgaatttaagcaggatgTCCAGTTACGCAATGAGGCACACCTGCACACTCGGAAGGCTGTTTCATATAGTCTAGGGCTGggagatatatttttaaatgtgatatggaattagaccatatcgcatatatcgatatagttcaaatttgcactgtgatccttgctccagctCCAGGCaagattttatttaagattttttttttatttaaatgtgcactttatggagctttgattaaaaaaaaaaaaaaaaaaaggtactcctgttgttaaacagtatttatgttcacttaaataaacggtttcaataaaacaacttgtgacatgtcatatttgattttgactgaacatttgttctcactttgcattaaaaatatcgggatatatattgtatatcaatGTTCAGCCaaaatatatctggatatgacttttggtctatataccagtgataggaaggactctgtcctctggaggacccgtctctgaaggaaggatccttgacttggGGATACAGCCACTGTGTCAACCGTGATGTTTGGGGACTAACTGCATTTTATTGCAGTGCGTTTCTTGGATTTGTGTTCCTTCAAAAACTGAGGTGGACATTGTATTAGAAAATAAGTTTCAATCATAATTTCACAATGCTCTCTGGTAAAGTTTACAGCCTCATTCTGAATTTGCTTGAATAAAATTGTACCAAATGCTTCAAAGTAATGTCATTAACGAGTCATTGTTGGCTTGTTTGATCAAACCTCTTTTGAAACAGAATACATATCAACCAAGATGTACAATTAACAATACAAAAGCTATTATATAA
Coding sequences within:
- the pdrg1 gene encoding p53 and DNA damage-regulated protein 1 codes for the protein MDAVSQRVLEYMTEVEEAAEDVLTTKQQIVDLDTKRNRNREALNALRHEMSDSEKVKVCFGNMFIKFPKLKTKEMIQKDQEQLDKEINDLRKALKAKVNCLHELQGKPELRGYNLSPLSTDEIKAINSLIKR